Proteins co-encoded in one Burkholderia ambifaria AMMD genomic window:
- a CDS encoding porin, translated as MKRTTLSLISLASFAAIPAAHAQSSVALYGVIDTSITYVNHAQGKDNAWMLGNSSAGNLSGSRWGVKGTEDLGGGLKALFQLENGFDPSNGRQGQGGRLFGRQAFVGLTSERYGTLTFGRQYDPLVDLVQGITADNYLGSVFATPGDVDNYDNSFRVDNAVKYTSAVYSGLQFSAMYSFGGIAGSTGAAQSYSAAVSYNNGPFSVAGGYFHATNSPASNGLRDGWTSSSDGTFDGPINSGYASAHSIGIARIAGQYVAGPFTFGLGYSNAQYRRDASSAFDSNEHYNTGQGFVNYQATDALLVGVGYSYTRSGGDTSATYHQVSAGADYSLSKRTDVYLSAAYQHASGQTGDGHGGSMAAQASIASYGYAGTSSQTMVNLGLRHRF; from the coding sequence ATGAAACGCACGACCCTCTCGCTGATTTCGCTTGCGTCGTTCGCCGCGATCCCCGCCGCGCACGCGCAGTCGAGCGTGGCGCTGTACGGCGTGATCGACACGTCGATCACGTACGTGAATCACGCGCAGGGCAAGGACAACGCATGGATGCTCGGCAACAGCAGCGCGGGCAACCTCTCCGGCAGCCGCTGGGGCGTGAAAGGCACCGAAGATCTCGGCGGCGGGCTGAAGGCGCTGTTCCAGCTCGAGAATGGCTTCGACCCGAGCAACGGCCGGCAGGGCCAGGGCGGCCGCCTGTTCGGCCGGCAGGCATTCGTCGGGCTGACGAGCGAGCGCTACGGCACGCTCACGTTCGGCCGCCAGTACGATCCGCTCGTCGACCTCGTGCAGGGCATCACCGCCGACAACTATCTCGGCAGCGTGTTCGCGACGCCGGGCGACGTCGACAACTACGACAACAGCTTCCGCGTCGACAACGCGGTGAAGTACACGTCGGCCGTGTATTCGGGCCTGCAGTTCTCCGCGATGTACTCGTTCGGCGGCATCGCCGGCAGCACCGGCGCCGCGCAGTCGTATTCGGCGGCCGTGTCGTACAACAACGGGCCGTTCAGCGTCGCCGGCGGCTACTTCCACGCGACCAACAGCCCCGCGTCGAACGGCCTGCGCGACGGCTGGACCAGCTCGTCGGACGGCACCTTCGACGGCCCGATCAACAGCGGCTACGCGAGCGCGCATTCGATCGGCATCGCCCGCATCGCGGGCCAGTACGTCGCCGGCCCGTTCACGTTCGGCCTCGGCTACAGCAACGCGCAGTACCGTCGCGACGCAAGCTCGGCGTTCGACTCGAACGAGCACTACAACACCGGGCAAGGCTTCGTGAACTACCAGGCGACCGATGCGCTGCTCGTCGGCGTCGGCTACAGCTATACGCGCTCGGGCGGCGATACGTCGGCGACCTATCACCAGGTGTCGGCCGGCGCGGACTACAGCCTGTCGAAGCGCACCGACGTGTACCTGAGCGCCGCGTATCAGCATGCGAGCGGCCAGACCGGCGACGGCCACGGCGGATCGATGGCCGCGCAGGCGTCGATCGCGTCGTACGGCTATGCGGGCACGAGCTCGCAGACGATGGTCAACCTCGGGCTGCGTCACCGCTTCTGA
- a CDS encoding flavin reductase family protein translates to MDSHIAPVALQKAYRLLNHGPTVLVSARHDGVDNVMAAAWACALDFLPPKLTVVLDKSAKTRELVERSGRFVIQVPTAAQLQLTHAVGSHSLAERPDKLRDAGVTLFDVPGHDLPFVAGCSGWLACKLIHEPHNQQTYDLFIGEVVGAWSDTRVFRDGHWYFESADPALRSLHYIAGGNFYAIGESLHVDPG, encoded by the coding sequence ATGGACAGTCACATCGCGCCGGTGGCGCTGCAGAAAGCCTACCGTCTCCTCAACCACGGCCCGACCGTGCTCGTGTCGGCCCGCCACGACGGTGTCGACAACGTGATGGCCGCCGCATGGGCCTGCGCGCTCGATTTCCTGCCGCCGAAGCTGACGGTCGTGCTCGACAAGTCCGCGAAGACGCGCGAGCTCGTCGAGCGCAGCGGCAGGTTCGTGATCCAGGTGCCGACGGCCGCGCAGCTACAGCTCACGCATGCGGTCGGCAGCCACAGTCTCGCCGAGCGGCCCGACAAGCTGCGCGACGCGGGCGTCACGCTGTTCGACGTGCCAGGCCACGACCTGCCGTTCGTCGCCGGCTGCTCCGGCTGGCTCGCGTGCAAGCTGATTCACGAGCCGCACAACCAGCAGACCTACGACCTGTTCATCGGCGAGGTGGTCGGCGCGTGGTCCGACACGCGCGTGTTCCGCGACGGTCACTGGTATTTCGAATCGGCCGATCCGGCGCTGCGCAGCCTGCATTACATCGCGGGCGGCAACTTCTATGCGATCGGCGAATCGCTGCACGTCGATCCGGGCTAG
- a CDS encoding LysR family transcriptional regulator, which yields MDLNLRDIRAFVTVAHAGNFTRAAARLHLSQPALTVQIRRLEEIVGARLFDRNSRSVALTQTGRELLPLLQRSLDDMERVLRDARALGEGASGTVRLACLPTFASSLLPELIQSFRHDVPRAGFEIRDGVASLVTALVRNEEADLGLTGGDAFDASLEVLYVGADRLVAVCPKDHPLARKRRVRTADVAAVPLVLTARGTSVRGVVDAALDAAGCTPDIACEPTYMMTAVAMVRGGLGVTILPATAREVRAEPDLVAKPIDDPAFVRPIALVVKRGRTLPRVTQAFADAMLAALKKRA from the coding sequence ATGGATCTGAATCTTCGCGACATTCGCGCGTTCGTCACCGTCGCCCACGCCGGCAACTTCACGCGTGCGGCCGCGCGGCTGCATCTGTCGCAGCCGGCGCTGACCGTGCAGATCCGGCGGCTCGAGGAAATCGTCGGCGCGCGGCTGTTCGACCGCAACAGCCGCAGCGTCGCGCTCACGCAAACCGGGCGCGAACTGCTGCCGCTGCTGCAGCGCTCGCTCGACGACATGGAGCGCGTGCTGCGCGATGCGCGTGCGCTCGGCGAAGGCGCGAGCGGCACGGTGCGGCTCGCGTGCCTGCCGACCTTCGCGTCGAGCCTGCTGCCGGAGCTGATCCAGTCGTTCCGGCACGACGTGCCGCGTGCGGGCTTCGAGATTCGTGACGGGGTCGCGAGCCTCGTCACCGCGCTGGTGCGCAACGAGGAAGCCGATCTCGGCCTGACGGGGGGCGATGCGTTCGATGCGTCGCTGGAGGTGCTGTACGTGGGCGCCGACCGGCTCGTCGCCGTGTGCCCGAAGGATCATCCGCTCGCGCGCAAGCGGCGCGTGCGCACCGCCGACGTCGCTGCCGTGCCGCTCGTGCTGACCGCGCGCGGCACGAGCGTGCGCGGCGTGGTCGATGCCGCACTGGACGCGGCCGGCTGCACGCCCGACATCGCGTGCGAGCCAACCTACATGATGACGGCCGTCGCGATGGTGCGCGGCGGACTCGGCGTGACGATCCTGCCGGCGACCGCGCGCGAGGTGCGCGCCGAGCCCGATCTCGTCGCGAAGCCGATCGACGACCCCGCGTTCGTGCGGCCGATCGCGCTCGTCGTGAAGCGCGGGCGCACGCTGCCGCGCGTCACGCAGGCGTTCGCCGACGCGATGCTCGCGGCATTGAAAAAGCGTGCGTGA
- a CDS encoding CitMHS family transporter: MLPLLGLGTIVVLLAAILSKRMSPLVALIIVPIAASLIGGFGLHTSKFVIDGLKGLAPVVGMFVFAILYFGTITDAGTLDPIIDRILRAVGTRPTRIVMGTTLLALLIHLDGSGAVCFLVTIPAVLPLYDRLKMDRRVLAAAVSMAAGINFLPWTGPMIRASASLHLPVSALFNPLIPVQAIGLVFVFGVAYWLGRREEKRLGLSRDDASIPLPKRELTPDEQALRRPHLFWFNLVLTLVVLGTMVVMGEKIPPAIMFMVGLCVALMVNYPNVDMQRKRIDAHARAALMMAGILLAAGVFTGIMQGSGMLKAMAQAAVGFVPPSMAGHIPVALGLASMPLSMLFDPDSFYFGVLPVIAEVAGQFGVPAVHVGQAALLGQMTTGFPVSPLTPATFLVVGLCGIELAEHQKFTFPLLFGASIVMTIACVVLGVF, translated from the coding sequence ATGCTGCCGTTACTCGGGCTTGGCACGATCGTCGTGCTGCTGGCCGCGATTCTGTCGAAGCGGATGTCGCCGCTCGTCGCGCTGATCATCGTGCCGATCGCGGCGTCGCTGATCGGCGGCTTCGGGCTGCATACGAGCAAATTCGTGATCGACGGGCTGAAGGGCCTCGCGCCCGTGGTCGGGATGTTCGTCTTCGCGATCCTCTATTTCGGGACGATCACCGACGCCGGCACGCTCGATCCGATCATCGATCGCATCCTGCGCGCGGTCGGCACGCGGCCCACGCGCATCGTGATGGGCACGACGCTGCTCGCGCTGCTGATCCACCTCGACGGCTCGGGCGCCGTCTGCTTTCTCGTGACGATTCCCGCGGTGCTGCCGCTGTACGACCGCCTGAAGATGGACCGGCGCGTGCTGGCCGCGGCCGTGTCGATGGCCGCGGGGATCAACTTCCTGCCGTGGACGGGGCCGATGATTCGCGCGTCGGCGTCGCTGCACCTGCCGGTGTCGGCGCTGTTCAATCCGCTGATTCCGGTGCAGGCGATCGGGCTCGTGTTCGTGTTCGGCGTCGCGTACTGGCTCGGCCGGCGCGAGGAGAAGCGGCTTGGCCTGTCGCGCGACGATGCATCGATTCCGCTGCCCAAACGCGAGCTGACGCCCGACGAGCAGGCGCTGCGCCGGCCGCACCTGTTCTGGTTCAACCTGGTGCTGACGCTCGTCGTGCTCGGCACGATGGTCGTGATGGGCGAGAAGATTCCGCCGGCGATCATGTTCATGGTCGGGCTGTGCGTCGCGCTGATGGTGAACTACCCGAACGTCGACATGCAGCGAAAGCGCATCGACGCGCATGCGCGCGCGGCGCTGATGATGGCCGGCATCCTGCTCGCGGCCGGGGTGTTTACCGGGATCATGCAGGGCAGCGGCATGCTGAAGGCGATGGCGCAGGCGGCGGTCGGCTTCGTGCCGCCGTCGATGGCCGGCCACATTCCGGTCGCGCTCGGCCTCGCGTCGATGCCGCTCAGCATGCTGTTCGATCCCGATTCGTTCTACTTCGGCGTGCTGCCGGTGATCGCGGAGGTGGCCGGCCAGTTCGGCGTGCCGGCCGTGCATGTCGGGCAGGCCGCGTTGCTCGGCCAGATGACGACCGGCTTTCCGGTCAGCCCGCTGACGCCCGCGACGTTCCTCGTCGTCGGCCTGTGCGGGATCGAGCTGGCCGAGCACCAGAAGTTCACGTTCCCGCTGCTGTTCGGCGCCTCGATCGTGATGACGATCGCGTGCGTCGTGCTGGGCGTTTTTTGA
- a CDS encoding acyclic terpene utilization AtuA family protein, with product MTAKPPHERRVRIGAGAGYSGDRIEPAVELAEHGQLDYLVFECLAERTIAIAQQARRKDPSLGYDPLLDARMQAVLPVAAAKRVRIVSNMGAANPRAAARRTAQIARSLGLAGLKVAAVEGDDVLDVVLRGALRFEESGDEVAAYRERIVSANAYLGAAPIVDALAAGADVVLTGRVADPSLFAAPLIHAFGWRMDDWDTLGAATVVGHLLECAGQVTGGYFADPGYKDVPDLARLGFPIGEVAADGSVVITKVPHAGGRVSAATCKEQLLYEIHDPARYLQPDVVADFTRVAVAEEAPDRVRVTGGRGTARPDTLKVSVAYVDGHIGEGQISYGGPGALARARLALDIVRERLALTGVAATELRSDLIGVDALYGDATPVVRGEPAEVRVRVAGRAATAAEAARIGNEVETLYTNGPAGGGGAFKSTREVIAVQSVLLPRAAVTPSFSFVEA from the coding sequence ATGACAGCAAAGCCACCACACGAACGGCGCGTGCGCATCGGCGCGGGCGCCGGCTACTCGGGCGACCGGATCGAGCCGGCGGTCGAACTGGCCGAACACGGACAGCTCGACTATCTCGTCTTCGAATGCCTGGCCGAGCGCACGATCGCGATCGCGCAGCAGGCGCGGCGCAAGGATCCGTCGCTCGGCTACGATCCGCTGCTCGACGCGCGCATGCAGGCCGTGCTGCCGGTGGCCGCGGCCAAGCGCGTGCGGATCGTGTCGAACATGGGCGCGGCCAACCCGCGCGCGGCCGCGCGGCGCACCGCGCAGATCGCGCGGTCGCTCGGCCTCGCGGGGCTGAAGGTCGCGGCGGTCGAAGGCGACGACGTGCTCGACGTCGTGCTGCGCGGCGCGTTGCGCTTCGAGGAGTCGGGCGACGAAGTCGCCGCGTATCGAGAGCGCATCGTATCCGCGAACGCGTATCTCGGCGCCGCGCCGATCGTCGACGCGCTCGCGGCCGGCGCGGACGTCGTGCTGACCGGGCGCGTCGCCGATCCGTCGCTGTTCGCCGCGCCGCTGATCCATGCGTTCGGCTGGCGGATGGACGACTGGGACACGCTGGGGGCCGCGACGGTCGTCGGCCATTTGCTCGAATGCGCGGGGCAGGTGACGGGCGGCTATTTCGCCGACCCCGGCTACAAGGACGTGCCGGATCTCGCGCGGCTCGGCTTCCCGATCGGCGAGGTCGCGGCCGACGGCTCGGTCGTGATCACCAAGGTGCCGCACGCGGGCGGCCGCGTGAGCGCGGCGACCTGCAAGGAACAGCTGCTGTACGAGATCCACGATCCGGCGCGCTACCTGCAGCCCGACGTCGTCGCGGATTTCACGCGCGTGGCCGTCGCGGAGGAGGCGCCGGACCGCGTGCGCGTGACGGGCGGGCGCGGCACCGCGCGCCCCGACACCCTGAAGGTGTCGGTCGCGTATGTCGACGGTCATATCGGCGAAGGACAGATCTCGTACGGCGGGCCGGGGGCGCTGGCGCGCGCGCGGCTCGCGCTCGACATCGTGCGCGAGCGGCTTGCGCTCACCGGCGTGGCCGCGACCGAGTTGCGCTCCGATCTGATCGGCGTCGACGCGCTGTACGGCGACGCGACGCCCGTCGTGCGCGGCGAGCCGGCCGAAGTCCGCGTGCGGGTGGCTGGCCGCGCGGCGACTGCCGCCGAGGCCGCGCGGATCGGCAATGAAGTCGAGACGCTGTATACGAACGGGCCGGCCGGCGGCGGCGGCGCGTTCAAGTCGACCCGCGAGGTGATCGCGGTGCAGTCGGTGCTGCTGCCGCGCGCGGCCGTGACGCCGTCGTTTTCATTCGTGGAGGCCTGA
- a CDS encoding AtuA-related protein gives MQLRELAHARTGDKGNTLNVSVICRDPRHYEHLRTHLDARAVKTWLAGIVHGDVVRYELPALAAFNFVLRDALGGGVTRSLALDAHGKSVSSALLAIEVPEPA, from the coding sequence ATGCAACTGCGTGAACTCGCGCATGCGCGCACCGGCGACAAGGGCAATACGCTGAACGTGTCGGTCATCTGCCGCGATCCGCGACACTACGAGCACCTGCGCACGCATCTCGATGCGCGGGCGGTGAAGACGTGGCTCGCGGGCATCGTGCACGGCGACGTCGTGCGCTACGAGCTGCCGGCGCTGGCCGCGTTCAACTTCGTGCTGCGCGATGCGCTGGGCGGCGGCGTCACGCGCTCGCTCGCGCTGGACGCGCACGGCAAGTCGGTCAGTTCGGCGCTGCTGGCGATCGAGGTGCCGGAGCCGGCGTGA
- a CDS encoding methyl-accepting chemotaxis protein, producing the protein MLSSIRARIVATCVAIVVTALAVTGGLVYQVVKRHNDETIDRNLQSVLAGHALALDEWVAGRAQQTQALADTLAVGEGDPLPALTLLGKSGGFQVLTLGLPDHTAFSNIPLAPGYDPTARPWYKQAVEAGRLVVTALYQDASTGKPAFAFAVPIMRGGTLKGVLAASLYMERASAIVASMHPTPASFAFLVDRGGRLIAGAKTDLIMKPAVQLSPELTPEHLASLQSASEPVAIAVDGVTKLLRAQPIAGTDWSLVMALDRSDVTAGMRAVATTTLVAIVIVACIAAALVGALTNAAFKRVLLVRDALTDVASGSGDLTKRLRADGNDEAAQIARAFNLFAEKISAILLQIRGFSESVSVASAEIAQGNQDLSGRTEHAASSLQETAAALEEIAGTARNSADAATQVNRLAESASGVAMRGGEVVSQVVATMGEITAASNEISNIIGVIDGIAFQTNILALNAAVEAARANEHGRGFAVVAGEVRTLAQRSAQAAKEIKQLIQASVDKIEGGSGLVHTAGATMDEIVEGVRGITSVIAEMTVAANEQSTGLAQVNQAVSQLDHSTQQNAALVEESAAAAALLREQAAQLAQIVGEFKLAQPQTADTARV; encoded by the coding sequence ATGCTGTCATCAATTCGCGCCCGGATCGTGGCGACCTGCGTCGCTATCGTCGTCACGGCGCTCGCCGTCACCGGCGGCCTCGTGTACCAGGTCGTCAAGCGACACAACGACGAAACCATCGACCGGAACCTCCAGTCCGTCCTGGCCGGCCACGCGCTGGCGCTCGACGAGTGGGTCGCCGGCCGCGCGCAGCAGACCCAGGCGCTGGCGGATACGCTGGCGGTCGGCGAAGGCGATCCGCTGCCGGCACTCACGCTGCTCGGCAAGTCGGGCGGGTTCCAGGTGCTGACGCTCGGCCTGCCGGACCACACGGCCTTCTCGAACATCCCGCTCGCGCCCGGTTACGATCCGACCGCGCGCCCGTGGTACAAGCAGGCGGTTGAGGCCGGCCGGCTCGTCGTCACCGCGCTGTATCAGGACGCGTCGACCGGCAAGCCGGCGTTTGCATTCGCGGTGCCGATCATGCGCGGCGGCACGCTGAAGGGCGTGCTGGCGGCGAGTCTCTACATGGAACGCGCGAGCGCGATCGTCGCGTCGATGCACCCGACGCCGGCGAGTTTCGCGTTTCTCGTCGACCGCGGCGGGCGCCTCATCGCGGGCGCGAAGACCGACCTGATCATGAAACCGGCCGTGCAGTTGTCGCCGGAACTGACGCCCGAGCACCTCGCGAGCCTGCAGAGCGCGAGCGAGCCGGTGGCGATCGCGGTGGACGGCGTGACCAAGCTGTTGCGCGCGCAACCGATCGCCGGTACCGACTGGTCGCTCGTGATGGCGCTCGACCGGTCGGACGTGACGGCCGGCATGCGGGCCGTCGCGACGACGACGCTCGTGGCCATCGTCATCGTGGCCTGTATCGCGGCCGCGCTCGTCGGCGCGCTGACGAACGCGGCATTCAAGCGCGTGCTGCTGGTGCGCGATGCGCTGACCGACGTCGCCAGCGGGAGCGGCGACCTGACCAAGCGGCTGCGGGCGGACGGCAACGACGAGGCCGCGCAGATCGCGCGCGCGTTCAACCTGTTTGCGGAAAAGATTTCGGCGATCCTGCTGCAGATCCGCGGGTTCAGCGAATCCGTGAGCGTGGCGAGCGCGGAGATCGCGCAGGGCAATCAGGACCTGTCGGGCCGCACCGAGCATGCGGCGTCGAGCCTCCAGGAAACCGCGGCGGCGCTCGAGGAGATTGCCGGCACGGCGCGCAACTCGGCCGACGCGGCGACGCAGGTAAACCGCCTCGCGGAATCGGCGTCGGGCGTGGCGATGCGCGGCGGCGAGGTGGTGAGCCAGGTGGTCGCGACGATGGGCGAGATCACGGCGGCGTCGAACGAAATCTCGAACATCATCGGCGTGATCGACGGCATCGCGTTCCAGACCAACATCCTCGCATTGAATGCGGCCGTCGAGGCGGCACGCGCGAACGAGCACGGGCGAGGCTTCGCGGTCGTCGCGGGCGAGGTGCGCACGCTCGCGCAGCGCAGCGCGCAGGCCGCCAAGGAAATCAAGCAACTGATCCAGGCGTCCGTCGACAAGATCGAGGGCGGGTCGGGGCTCGTGCACACGGCGGGCGCCACGATGGACGAGATCGTCGAGGGCGTGCGCGGCATCACGAGCGTGATCGCCGAAATGACGGTGGCGGCGAACGAGCAGAGCACCGGCCTCGCGCAGGTGAACCAGGCGGTGTCGCAGCTCGATCATTCGACGCAGCAGAACGCGGCGCTCGTCGAGGAGTCCGCCGCGGCCGCGGCGCTGTTGCGCGAGCAGGCGGCGCAGCTCGCGCAAATAGTGGGCGAATTCAAGCTGGCGCAGCCGCAAACGGCCGATACCGCGCGGGTGTGA